A window from Candidatus Nitrospira neomarina encodes these proteins:
- a CDS encoding RidA family protein, producing the protein MSVCVLSAMDVHEALSRLGLKLPAAPCPVGSYVPARQAGDLIFVSGVLPFRDGLIVHPGKLGRELTVKEGAAAAQLAMLNGLAILQEMMGDHACLKQVVRLTGHVASVEGFVDQPAVINGASDLLVNLFGDAGRHARLALGAFELPLHASIELELIVQVSHP; encoded by the coding sequence GTGAGTGTTTGTGTATTATCTGCTATGGATGTTCATGAAGCACTGAGCCGACTGGGATTAAAGCTGCCTGCGGCACCTTGTCCTGTCGGGTCATATGTTCCGGCTCGTCAGGCAGGAGACTTAATCTTTGTGAGTGGAGTGCTGCCTTTTCGTGACGGCTTAATTGTGCACCCTGGAAAACTCGGGCGAGAGTTGACCGTAAAGGAAGGAGCTGCCGCTGCTCAATTAGCCATGCTAAATGGGTTAGCCATCCTTCAAGAGATGATGGGAGATCACGCCTGTCTCAAACAGGTGGTGCGTCTGACGGGGCATGTCGCGTCCGTGGAAGGTTTTGTGGATCAACCTGCGGTGATAAACGGGGCTTCTGATTTGTTGGTCAACCTGTTTGGAGATGCCGGGCGTCATGCCAGATTGGCTCTTGGGGCATTCGAATTACCTCTTCATGCTTCAATTGAGCTTGAATTGATCGTTCAAGTGTCTCACCCTTAA
- a CDS encoding WD40/YVTN/BNR-like repeat-containing protein has product MNSGIIGNHDLMKNRHVWNRMVKGLCMLGVLAGIGLVVNPQLTFPQNTPSALTLQTSPTKVTFLGVHFLNARKGWIVGAGGTILHTDDGGATWNSSPRRTNALLTAVTFADATHGWILGQNGTILHSGDGGKKWVPQESGTNGTLYAADFLTPEHGWVVGSRGVILHTEDGGESWADQVSGTTADLFGVHFINEKHGWAVGALGVILATTDGGKSWGLQTTNNPATFFDIVFTDNVAGWVVGTQGTMFQTLNGGEVWVDHTRPCGSPCIKPADLVNISFINPLVGRIVGERGTILETNDSGFTWQEIEPLNSETLYAQSFLELSNGFAVGDHGTIIRLNSSPSHP; this is encoded by the coding sequence ATGAATTCCGGCATAATTGGAAACCATGATCTAATGAAAAATCGCCATGTGTGGAATCGAATGGTGAAAGGTCTGTGTATGTTGGGAGTTCTTGCTGGTATAGGCTTAGTTGTGAACCCTCAGCTAACCTTTCCTCAAAACACTCCGTCTGCTCTCACACTCCAGACCAGTCCTACCAAGGTAACCTTTCTTGGTGTGCATTTTCTGAATGCCAGGAAGGGATGGATCGTTGGAGCAGGAGGAACGATTCTTCACACCGACGACGGTGGAGCTACCTGGAATTCGAGCCCTCGACGCACCAATGCGCTATTAACTGCGGTGACTTTTGCGGATGCAACGCACGGATGGATTCTTGGACAAAACGGAACCATATTGCATTCTGGAGATGGTGGAAAAAAGTGGGTCCCGCAGGAGAGTGGGACAAATGGAACGCTCTACGCGGCTGATTTTCTTACACCTGAACATGGATGGGTGGTCGGTTCCCGTGGTGTCATTTTACACACTGAAGACGGGGGAGAGAGCTGGGCAGATCAGGTCAGTGGGACGACAGCAGATCTCTTTGGCGTTCATTTTATTAATGAAAAACATGGTTGGGCCGTTGGTGCCCTTGGTGTCATCTTGGCGACTACTGACGGGGGAAAGAGTTGGGGGCTTCAGACCACCAATAATCCCGCCACATTTTTTGATATTGTGTTTACGGATAATGTGGCTGGATGGGTTGTTGGGACGCAGGGAACTATGTTCCAAACGCTGAATGGAGGCGAAGTATGGGTTGATCACACTCGACCCTGTGGAAGTCCATGCATTAAACCCGCCGATTTGGTGAATATTAGTTTTATAAACCCACTGGTTGGTCGAATTGTTGGTGAGCGGGGGACCATTTTAGAGACTAATGACTCCGGCTTTACATGGCAGGAAATCGAACCCCTAAACTCTGAAACCCTGTATGCTCAATCATTCCTTGAACTTTCTAATGGGTTTGCTGTGGGAGACCATGGGACGATCATTCGTTTGAATTCTTCTCCATCTCATCCCTAG
- the alaS gene encoding alanine--tRNA ligase, whose product MIATSLELRQAFVKYFSSRGHTVVPSGPLIPQADPTLLFTNAGMNQFKSVFLGEESRPYSRAVSIQKCLRAGGKHNDLENVGFTRRHHTFFEMLGNFSFGDYFKEEAIAFGWEFLTQIAGLPADRLWVTVFREDQEAYDLWHTRLGIPESRLVRLGEKDNFWQMGETGPCGPCSEILIDQGEAFGCGRSTCAVGCDCDRYLEIWNLVFMQFDRDSVGTLNPLPRPSIDTGMGLERLAAVTQGVASNYDSDVFSPILERIGKSTGQVYGISPTADRSMRVIADHLRAMTFLITEGVLPSNEGRGYVLRRIMRRASRHGRLLGVEREFLYDLVSSVVDLMDSVYPDLRLMKDTVSEIVQGEETRFIGTLEQALPLLNQILEEAKQQGSQILGGEAVFKLYDTYGFPLDLVEDAAREEGLEVDHIGYEQALEAQRDRARKTARFSQADSRSDLVNALGQFPLTKFVGYASQENKGKLLALVKDEHVIKEAKQGETVECVLDTTPFYPEGGGQVGDQGTLVGPSARIVVHDTTKLAKGWFLHKGQVIEGSVHVGDVLTATVQGHLRQSAARNHTATHLLHAALREILGPHVKQHGSLVAPNRLRFDFSHFKGLTPRNIEEIEGLVNEQIRQNLSIKVEEMEIQDALSRGALAFFGDKYGEQVRVVEMGSFSQELCGGTHCARTGDVGLFRIVSEGGIAAGVRRIEALTGEGAVAQTQHQEAEWRELAAVLKAGPNEVVEKVRKLVGTLRDTERELERAKQKLLDQQGAGQEASIRDIGGMPILTQRIDGLTIQELRTFSDKLRHKVPSGLLVLGSVKEGKVSLLVIVAKEQAHKIPAGKVAHHVAQLVGGSGGGRPDMAQAGGNQPEQLDEALRSVYDYVASHIGTLKEE is encoded by the coding sequence ATGATTGCAACATCACTTGAACTTCGGCAGGCGTTTGTAAAGTACTTCTCGAGCCGTGGGCATACGGTGGTGCCCAGCGGGCCGCTCATTCCGCAAGCAGATCCTACTCTCCTGTTTACCAACGCGGGTATGAATCAATTTAAAAGTGTGTTCTTGGGTGAGGAATCCCGACCCTATAGCCGGGCTGTTTCCATTCAAAAATGTCTGCGGGCAGGGGGAAAACATAATGATTTGGAGAATGTAGGTTTTACCCGCCGCCATCACACCTTTTTTGAAATGCTGGGCAATTTTTCCTTTGGAGATTATTTTAAAGAGGAAGCGATTGCGTTTGGGTGGGAATTTCTCACTCAAATTGCCGGACTGCCGGCTGATCGATTGTGGGTGACCGTGTTTCGTGAGGATCAGGAAGCCTATGATCTATGGCATACACGACTGGGGATTCCAGAGAGTCGCCTTGTTCGTCTGGGTGAAAAGGACAATTTTTGGCAAATGGGAGAGACGGGTCCCTGTGGTCCTTGCAGCGAAATTCTCATCGATCAGGGTGAGGCATTCGGATGTGGGCGTTCGACCTGTGCCGTTGGGTGTGACTGTGATCGATATCTCGAGATTTGGAATTTAGTGTTTATGCAATTTGATCGGGATTCTGTGGGCACGCTCAATCCTCTACCCAGGCCCAGTATTGACACGGGAATGGGGTTAGAGCGGTTGGCGGCGGTGACCCAGGGAGTGGCGTCAAATTATGATAGCGATGTGTTCAGCCCTATTTTGGAACGCATAGGGAAGAGTACCGGACAGGTGTATGGTATCTCTCCAACGGCTGACCGGTCGATGCGGGTGATTGCGGACCATCTGCGGGCGATGACCTTTTTAATCACCGAAGGGGTGTTGCCATCGAATGAGGGGCGTGGCTATGTCCTGCGACGGATTATGCGTCGAGCCTCACGGCATGGCCGGTTATTGGGGGTGGAGCGAGAATTTTTATATGACCTCGTATCCTCCGTGGTTGATCTCATGGATTCGGTGTATCCGGACCTTCGTTTGATGAAAGATACGGTTTCTGAGATTGTGCAGGGGGAGGAAACACGCTTTATTGGAACCTTAGAGCAGGCCTTGCCTCTCCTTAACCAAATCCTGGAGGAAGCCAAGCAACAGGGGAGCCAAATCTTAGGAGGGGAAGCGGTTTTTAAGTTGTATGATACCTACGGATTCCCCCTTGATTTGGTGGAAGATGCTGCACGAGAAGAAGGGTTGGAAGTCGATCATATCGGTTATGAGCAAGCGCTAGAGGCCCAACGTGATCGAGCCAGAAAAACTGCCAGATTTAGCCAGGCGGATTCTCGGAGCGACCTGGTGAATGCTCTCGGGCAGTTCCCTTTGACTAAATTTGTGGGTTATGCCAGTCAGGAAAATAAAGGGAAGCTACTCGCCTTGGTGAAGGACGAGCATGTCATTAAGGAAGCCAAGCAAGGGGAGACGGTGGAGTGTGTCCTGGATACTACGCCTTTTTATCCCGAAGGTGGGGGGCAGGTCGGGGATCAAGGAACGTTGGTGGGCCCATCGGCCAGAATTGTCGTCCATGATACCACAAAGCTGGCAAAGGGGTGGTTTCTCCACAAGGGCCAGGTCATTGAAGGATCTGTTCACGTTGGCGATGTTCTCACCGCCACGGTACAGGGTCATTTACGGCAGAGTGCGGCACGAAATCATACGGCGACCCATCTTCTTCATGCCGCATTGCGGGAAATTTTAGGTCCTCATGTGAAGCAACATGGATCTTTGGTGGCCCCCAATCGATTGCGGTTTGATTTTTCACATTTCAAAGGATTGACCCCCAGAAATATTGAAGAAATCGAAGGACTGGTGAACGAACAAATCCGTCAGAACCTGTCTATAAAGGTTGAAGAAATGGAAATTCAGGATGCTTTGAGTCGAGGAGCTCTGGCTTTTTTTGGCGATAAGTATGGGGAACAGGTTCGGGTTGTAGAAATGGGTTCGTTTAGTCAGGAATTGTGCGGGGGAACACATTGTGCTCGAACAGGCGATGTCGGTCTGTTTCGTATCGTGTCCGAAGGAGGTATTGCGGCAGGTGTCCGGCGTATTGAGGCACTCACGGGCGAGGGGGCTGTGGCCCAAACTCAACATCAGGAAGCCGAATGGCGAGAATTGGCGGCCGTGCTGAAAGCCGGGCCCAATGAAGTCGTTGAAAAAGTCAGGAAACTTGTTGGAACCCTCCGTGATACCGAACGCGAATTAGAGCGTGCGAAACAAAAATTGCTTGATCAGCAAGGTGCTGGTCAGGAAGCGTCGATTCGGGACATAGGTGGAATGCCGATCCTTACCCAGCGGATCGATGGTTTGACTATCCAAGAATTGCGAACCTTCTCTGATAAGCTCCGGCACAAAGTGCCTTCCGGTCTCTTGGTTTTGGGGTCGGTCAAAGAAGGAAAAGTTTCGTTATTGGTGATTGTGGCCAAAGAACAGGCCCACAAAATCCCCGCAGGAAAAGTCGCTCACCATGTGGCTCAACTCGTTGGGGGGTCTGGAGGCGGCCGACCAGATATGGCTCAGGCTGGTGGTAATCAACCAGAACAGTTAGATGAGGCCTTGCGGAGTGTATATGACTATGTTGCCTCACACATAGGTACATTGAAGGAGGAGTAA
- the mltG gene encoding endolytic transglycosylase MltG, producing the protein MILVRRTVVSLLTVVVLVMAGFVWMNQPMGGSIQPVLVEIPPGTPFTQVSHILEHHHLIGSEWFFTLLGRAQRVDRNIIPGEYELDAGMQPTELLHKLVKGEVYQYAITIPEGYTVAQIADILDQKRLALKQDIFRLSHDPVFIQSLNIQAPTLEGYLFPDTYHIARFTPPESIIRTFVHRFHDVMIPEFKDRAMVMGMTLQEVLTLASVVEKETGLAAERPLVSGVFHNRLRLGIPLQSDPTVIYALESFDGNIRKADLSVDSPYNTYKVRGLPPGPIANPGLAAIHAALYPTTTDFVYFVARNDGSHQFSVTLADHNKAVDLYQRRSISKRAS; encoded by the coding sequence GTGATCCTTGTTCGCCGGACCGTAGTTAGTCTTTTAACGGTGGTAGTTCTGGTCATGGCTGGTTTTGTGTGGATGAATCAACCCATGGGTGGATCAATCCAACCGGTTCTTGTCGAAATCCCACCTGGTACTCCTTTTACACAGGTTTCCCACATTCTCGAGCACCATCACCTTATTGGATCAGAATGGTTTTTTACTCTTTTGGGGCGTGCGCAGCGGGTCGATCGAAATATCATTCCAGGCGAATATGAACTGGATGCGGGAATGCAACCCACCGAATTACTGCACAAACTTGTGAAAGGTGAGGTCTATCAATATGCCATTACTATTCCCGAAGGCTATACCGTTGCACAAATTGCGGACATCCTGGATCAAAAACGTCTTGCCCTCAAGCAGGATATTTTTCGATTAAGCCATGACCCGGTATTTATTCAGAGCCTGAATATCCAGGCCCCTACATTAGAGGGTTATCTTTTTCCTGATACTTACCATATTGCTCGCTTTACTCCGCCAGAATCCATCATTCGAACATTTGTTCATCGGTTTCATGATGTGATGATTCCAGAATTCAAAGACCGGGCAATGGTCATGGGCATGACTCTTCAAGAGGTATTGACCCTAGCCTCCGTGGTGGAAAAGGAAACGGGGCTGGCAGCCGAACGACCCTTGGTTTCCGGAGTATTTCATAATCGTCTCCGGCTGGGCATTCCCTTGCAGAGCGATCCCACCGTCATCTACGCCCTCGAATCGTTTGATGGAAATATTCGCAAAGCCGATCTGTCGGTAGATAGCCCCTACAACACCTACAAGGTACGCGGCCTTCCTCCAGGACCCATTGCCAATCCGGGTTTGGCTGCAATTCATGCTGCGCTCTATCCTACCACAACCGATTTTGTCTATTTTGTGGCACGGAACGATGGGAGCCATCAATTTTCTGTCACATTAGCGGATCATAATAAGGCGGTAGACCTGTATCAACGACGATCGATTAGTAAACGTGCTTCGTAA
- a CDS encoding IPT/TIG domain-containing protein: protein MKRVRTLMSVALGFFLFSSVAHAELFPSDGPPGTTVTISGEGFGEFQNTQANRVEFQGVSALIQSWEPDFILVKVPLEARSGPVMVINGSAKREAGIFSVTNVRIDSLNPAKAEAGSLLTIVGEHFGNTAGSRDPNTMFGVNQVIINGIRAEVRRWRPTKIEVLIPANAKSGDVEVRLASSDPLPDGSCCAPVEYAVSNAVPLTIIPSIAFDPTEGPIGSKVILSGQGFGESRPEDGRIYFGGKPAIIAQWSDRTIVAHVPLNAKSGSLMLHREGKEREIGTFTILTSQISGMTPPQGPIGTLVTIKGKNFGVYSEAGGTAYAFDFLSGGNGVEIGGVPAVIHRWLDEQIDVWVPFSAKSGPVIVKRGGATPKNDGTCCDRQEIVTLKAGDFTVVQPEIHSYSPKEAGLDEVVTITGKGFGDFLKISEATRLSLNQDAHDWHNYRLGQDVSRSEVLVNGIATHVESWTDTEIRIRVPRRPAFGFGNPEGFEPDVTKGELILKRGSWDMLDTGECCTPKKYVTIVGGPFTILQRGLPDKDYWNEKGRAQ, encoded by the coding sequence ATGAAACGAGTTCGAACTCTCATGAGCGTTGCCTTAGGTTTTTTTCTTTTTTCATCTGTGGCCCATGCTGAATTATTCCCTTCCGATGGACCTCCGGGCACGACAGTGACCATTAGTGGGGAAGGGTTTGGCGAATTCCAAAATACGCAGGCTAATCGAGTGGAATTTCAGGGCGTCTCGGCGCTCATTCAATCCTGGGAACCTGATTTCATTCTGGTTAAGGTGCCTTTGGAGGCTCGTTCCGGTCCGGTTATGGTTATCAACGGATCGGCCAAAAGAGAAGCCGGAATTTTTTCTGTTACCAATGTTCGTATTGACAGCTTGAATCCTGCGAAAGCCGAAGCGGGTTCCCTGCTCACGATTGTTGGTGAACATTTCGGCAATACGGCTGGGTCTCGTGATCCCAATACCATGTTCGGGGTCAATCAAGTCATCATCAATGGGATTCGGGCGGAGGTGCGACGGTGGCGGCCTACCAAAATTGAAGTTCTCATTCCGGCAAATGCCAAGTCCGGGGATGTGGAAGTGCGCTTAGCGTCAAGCGACCCACTACCGGATGGATCATGTTGTGCTCCTGTTGAGTATGCGGTCAGTAATGCCGTCCCTTTGACCATAATTCCTTCTATTGCCTTTGATCCTACTGAGGGCCCAATCGGGAGTAAGGTCATACTGTCGGGTCAGGGATTTGGAGAAAGCCGACCTGAGGATGGACGAATATATTTTGGGGGAAAGCCTGCGATCATTGCGCAGTGGTCCGATCGAACCATCGTGGCCCATGTGCCGCTGAATGCCAAATCAGGTTCACTGATGCTCCATCGAGAAGGGAAGGAGCGGGAGATTGGAACATTTACCATATTGACTAGTCAGATATCAGGAATGACCCCCCCTCAAGGACCAATTGGGACACTCGTGACGATTAAGGGGAAAAATTTTGGTGTGTATTCAGAAGCCGGCGGCACTGCCTATGCCTTTGATTTTCTTTCCGGGGGCAACGGGGTAGAGATCGGGGGAGTGCCGGCTGTCATTCACCGTTGGCTTGATGAACAAATCGATGTATGGGTGCCATTCAGCGCAAAAAGCGGGCCGGTGATTGTGAAACGTGGAGGAGCTACTCCTAAAAATGATGGCACCTGTTGTGACAGACAAGAGATTGTGACATTAAAGGCCGGAGATTTTACTGTTGTTCAACCGGAAATTCACTCCTATTCCCCCAAAGAAGCCGGCTTGGATGAAGTCGTGACTATTACTGGGAAGGGATTTGGTGATTTTCTGAAAATCTCCGAAGCCACTCGTTTATCTCTTAATCAGGATGCCCATGACTGGCATAACTATAGATTAGGACAGGATGTGTCTCGCAGTGAGGTGCTGGTGAACGGCATTGCAACACATGTCGAATCATGGACCGATACGGAGATTAGGATCCGTGTCCCTCGCCGTCCGGCCTTTGGTTTTGGAAATCCCGAAGGTTTTGAGCCTGACGTCACTAAAGGGGAACTGATTTTGAAGCGAGGTTCATGGGATATGCTCGATACCGGCGAATGCTGTACGCCAAAAAAGTATGTTACTATCGTGGGGGGGCCATTTACGATTTTACAGCGAGGGCTTCCTGACAAAGACTATTGGAATGAAAAAGGGCGAGCACAGTAA